gctacagtgccatCCTAAATGTATAATGGCATTGTAGCAAGCttgtataaattattattattattattattaccatattctctcttttctctctctatttattacttttttctctctttctttcattttcttcatcttccttctcttctctctcactctggTTCTTGGTCTACTATCTCTTCTCCTCAAACCCGAAAcccattttctcaaacccaaaatcccGTGTGGTTGTGGCAGCAACGGAGGTAGGCGTGGGCATGGGTTGTCATCGATGGTGGCGGTGTGGGTTTCCCTCTTTGTCTccctcttcatcttcctctctctttctctgatCTCCCacccctttctttctttctcaaactAACGAAAGAACTCCTAGCTAACAATTCAATCCTTGGAAACATGATCTAATTAATCTAATATAAAGATACAATGAAAAACTCTAAAGAATTGGGTTGaacaaatttatctaaaatagATTTCGTTGAACAAGGTGGGTTTGTTCTCAAAACTCCCATGGCTTGCTTATTGAGTAGGTTTCTATTTCGCATGGCTAAAAGTGACGTTCATTATATTatgggtccatttggatacaacttatttttgctgaaactgaaaactgaaaacactgtaacaaaataatttttaaatgtgtgaataataccgtgggacccatttttaatatttttaaacgCATGAACATTGCTGCTACAATGCACGAACAGTGATAATTGTCTCCTGCACAGTAAATCCATGTGATTTTACTATTCATGCgctgaaaaaaaagaaaaagaaaaaaaaggaaacgtgAAATAGAAAACGTAGACGCACAataatttctatccaaaccggcaCTAAGTACTTATTAATAAGAAAATGATTTCAATAGTCATTAACAATTCAATAATAACACTAATATTCATccaaaaactaataattaaattattatatatcaaataatGTTCTACACAATCAACGATCTAATATGAATGATCCTAACTTATTAGCCATCACAACTAAATcaacaaagaggaaaaaaaaaaaaaaaaaaaaaaacctatcaaTTTAACCATGAAAGATCTGCATCATCTATAACATCACCATTAATATTTTCAACCTCTTCACTTAGTGCTCGTTTGGATAGCATTGAACTTtgctgcgtctgcgttttcactctttttttttttttttttttacatttcacTCGTTTTGCAGAAAAGGGGGACAAACAACACTATAGCGGCACTGTAGTggtactgtagcagtactgtttatgggacccacagccactttattcattaaaaaatattaaaaatgggtctcacagtactatttacacatttaaaaattattttgctacagtgttttcagttttcagttttcagtttcagcaacaataagttcaatctaAACACACCCTTAGTGTGTCATTCTCTATATCTAGTTCTTGAGAAACATATTCATATTCAGGAAGCTCATTAAGCTTGTCAAGATCAATTGGCTTTACATCTCGAGCTTCTAAGGTACTGAATTTCTCCATCATCATTGTGTTCATTCTTACATACACCAAATCATCCAACATCTTAGGTGTCAGcctatttctcttctttgtttgtGCTGCTTCAAATGCACTCCAATTACGTTCACATGAGGAAGAACTACAAGGTTGACTCAAAATTCGAATGGCATACTTTTTTAAAACAGGAAGACTATCTCCACAATAATCCCACCATATTCCTACAAATGTAGTAACAATTAATATGTACctataaattaataaagaaataatttatttaaatattaaaactaTAGTAAAGTAGTTGAGCTTACATCTCACGATTCCCAGTAAATGTCCCACTATACATGTAAGTCCCACATCcgtatatatttttcttgattgttgcCACAACGTTTCTGAATTGCTTCTTTTGCCCTTTCCATTGCTTCATATAAGTACCCAACAGTTGACCCATCACTATCAACTAATCAAAAAACTCGAACCAATGGCCCCAAAACTAGTAGCACCTCATGTCCTTGACTCCAAAATTCTGTACTTTGAATTATATTAGTAGCTTCTCTGGCAATATCCTTTTTGCTATAATCTAATCCTCTCCAATCAGAAGATGTAACAAGTAACCGTAATTCGCTTTCAACATTCAAAATAGATTGGAGCATCAAGAAATTAGAAGCAAACCTAATTGTACGAGGATGTTTTAACTCCTTATTGTTTGTGTGTGCTCTTATGAGTGAGAGGATGATAGTGTGCTTATACATATATGCAGCAATTGATATTGCATCATCAATTACCTTTTTCACCCAATTAACTTCCTCATATATATATCCTTCAAAAGCAATTGAATCCCATGAGCAACACATCGAGTTTTGTACAAATGAGGATACTTACCAATaagctatgaagcacgggtgcgtttcgggactcgggtgcgggtgcgggtgcgggactgggcaatttttgaaaaaggtgggtgtGGGTGCGGcaggactcggcgattaaaaaattattaaaaatatttttataatatatgtttaatatattgctaagcatacttttactttttcacattatataaacaaataccaaatttaagagcaatagtagataacaactaaaacatgatgttcataaattaaatataatccacaagattgaaactaaaacattccatgatgtttggaaattagaatacaactcataagtttgaaactaaaacaaaataaaagataattaacaagacaatcaaacacaaatatcaTCATCCTCAAGATCAATAGCTTCACTTCGAACTTCACTTTCACTAGTAGTAGCACTAGTGTTAACATTCCCAATAACTATAGCCTCCAACTCTGGCTCATCAAGTGTAAGAGCTGCATTCTCAAGAATTCCAGCTCCTCCATGCATGTCGCTCTCATTCCAAGAGTCTCCTGCAATATCCCACATCTTTGTTGCGGTATGTATGTACTCTTCATTGCGCCTTGACAAGAGTCAAAGATTAGAATGCACATATACCAAATCCTCAGCACGTGCAGGagccattttgtttctttttaaggaatgaatgaatttgtacGTGCTCCAATTTCTCTCAGCACATGAGGATGAGCAAGGTTGTCCAAGAAGTTTAAGGGCAAGGGTTTGAAGAGTTGGAAATGCGGAGTCATGGTATTGCCACCAAACCAAAGGTAGTAAGGTCCACCTATCTGTCAAGGCACTTGGTGAAGGAAACCTCCCTCCTGAAAATTTAGCAAACTCATACTTCACCACCGTTAAATCATTCTCATCTTCAAAGTATCGCTCCAAACACTTGCTTCTTTCCATAGAAATTTCATGATCCCGATGTGGAGGGATGCGTTTTGGATTCTCCGAAATCCATTCAATGGAATAATACCtagttaaagattaaaaaacaaatatagatcAAATGTGTGTTTTACTAAAGGGTGAACTAAggaaaatagataataaatgtACTTACTTAGGATTTAAGGAATGAGCCAAGCAATGTAGTGGTGTAGAATTTTTAGTCCACCGATTAATGAGTATATCATACACCACAACCCAAAATGAGCTATATTGATCATCTTCCAAGCCTTCATGCCGATATATCACTGCTTTCACCTTCTCTatcatggaatcccacatctcATACACAAGATGAAGACAAGGCTTATCTGTGTCGGCTATTCGTAGCATATCATAAATGGGTGCCGTGAATTCAAGGATATAATCAATATTATCCCACCAAAGATCACTTAGAATCATAACTTTCACCTTTTGAGCTTTTCCAACGTCATCCTCCCTATAAGAAGCCCATTGGTCACTAATAGCCATGGCTTGAAGACatctttttatcaacttcaacCTTTTTAATGTTACAACCACCGAAGCAAACCTAGTATCAGCAACTTGGAGCAATTTTAATGgacaaaattcattaaacattgCCAACCTCATAGAATGGTTCATGATAAAAACACGTATGAAGGATGCACCATCAGCAACACGTGTAATCCAACTACATTCCTCATATGTAACTTCATTCTTTTCAGTATTTTTTGCTGcacaaatatttttcaaagctAGATTGAGAGTGTGGACAACACAAggtgtccaaaatatttttggataCTCACCCTCAATAAGAGCTCCAGCAGCCTtcatcacatttgcattatCAGTGATGACTTGGACAACTTTTTCATGTCCAATCTCTTTGATAGCATCCTTCAACACCCCAGCAATGTAATGCTTATCTTTGAACTCACCTGACCCATCAATTGCCTTTATAAATACTGGACCCCCATCTGATACAGCCATAACATTAATAAGAGGCCTCCTTTGTGGATCTGACCATCCATCAGAAACTATACTTACACCATTTTCAAGCCAAGAGTCCTTAATTGGTTTCAAGAGTCTTTCAACATGAGCTCTTTCCTTTTGCAAAAGTGTTGTTCTCAAAGCATTGTATCCAGGAGGAAGATAACCCAGAATGCTATGAGTAGCAGCAAATGCATAGGAACTACGATAATGTGGGTTCCTTGCAAAGTTAAATAGAAGCCCACCGGTGTAAAACATCCTAGCAATTCTACTATCTAAATCATGTCTAGCATTATTCTGAAATGCTTTCTCCAAAGTAGTATTCATAGTCACCTTCCTCCTCTTAGCATCAACCGGATTTGTACTATGACTACTATCACTCCCTTCTTGTCTCCGAAATGGGGAAATAGGTATCCCACGGCCTGGGGGAGGTGGGGGTAAAGGAATTTGACTTCTCTGTTCTTGCTCTAACTTATTAGCCTCAACTTGATCATGCATTCGCTGCATTTCCAACCTATGGCTCTTTGACACATTACGGCATGCTCTAATACCTTTGCCGgaaatttgtaataaatgagCCTTAACCCTAGAATAGGATCCCATAAAAACTATATCACAATAGTTGCACTTAAAATATGTGTTTCCACCAGATTTAACAGATGCACCAGCTGATTTTTCTACTTTAGTCACATACTGCCAAAGAGGAGATTCAGCATTTGACACTTCTTGTGAACTTTCTGTGCTATTAACTTCGTCCATTGTAAATTCAATAGATTCAatttaacctacaaataataactattaactaaataaattaatgacaAATCAAACCAAGTTCACAGCAACAAAACACAGCAGCCAGATTCAcagcaaaaaaatacaaaaccacagaaccaaaaaaaccctttaactcccacaaataacctacaaataataactattaacacaataaattaatgataaatcAAAAAACACAACAACCAGAACACAGCAACCAGGTTCACAGCAAACAAACACAGAACCCTTTAACTCCCACAaaccacaaatcacaaatcacatgTTAACAAAACCCTTTAACTCCCACAaaccacaaatcacaaatcacatgTTAACAAAACCCTTTAACTCCCACaagaaataattgaaaaaacaagtaaaaaaacaCAGCAAGCAGTCAAGGACATAAATTTTCAGATTCAGAGAGAAATTGTaaagaacaaagaataaaaattcaagaaaagagcAGAGAGAGCACACCTGAAGGCTGAAGCAGTGCAGTGTGCACACAGCACTCACAGAAAACTCAAAACGCAGAAAATAGAGATGAGGGACGGAGCACAGTGACAGCACACAGAGAAGGGAGATGAGGGGCGGAGTGAGAGAGGGCCTTTGGGAGCTTTGGACGAAGTGTGAGGGTTTGAGGGGGTCTGGGTACTTAGGTTTAGTCATACGGTGCgttttgcacctttttttttttttttttttttgaatttcggccTGACTCGACCGTTTCGGTCGATACAGGCCGATTCGGCCGATACGGACCGAGTCGGCCCGATTTCGGCCACGTCGGCGCCGACTTGAGCCGCGTCGGCCCAATTCGGGAACTGCCACGTGGCGGGACGCGGCACGGACGCGAGGTCTGCGGCGTCCCTCCCGCGTCGCCGCGTCCCGCCGCGTCGGACGCGGGTGCGCGGGCCTGGGAGCGGCGTCCATGCATCCCAGCCAATAAGCATGTCTCCAGCTGACTTTAAATTTGTGGCGTTATCAGTGATAAACTGAACAACATGATTAGGCCCAATTTCTTCAATAACTGCAGAGATAATCTGTTTGAGAAAAAACCCAGTTTTTCTCTCTTGAGAAACGTCAATTGAACGCATAAATACTGCTCCCCCAGGAGAATATGCAATAATGTTAATAAAAACTCTTTGTTTCATGTCACTCCattggtccgtttggattgagcttattgttgctgaaactgaaaactgaaaacactgtaataaaataatttttaaatgtgtagatagtactgtgggacc
The Quercus lobata isolate SW786 chromosome 10, ValleyOak3.0 Primary Assembly, whole genome shotgun sequence DNA segment above includes these coding regions:
- the LOC115964695 gene encoding uncharacterized protein LOC115964695, with amino-acid sequence MDEVNSTESSQEVSNAESPLWQYVTKVEKSAGASVKSGGNTYFKCNYCDIVFMGSYSRVKAHLLQISGKGIRACRNVSKSHRLEMQRMHDQVEANKLEQEQRSQIPLPPPPPGRGIPISPFRRQEGSDSSHSTNPVDAKRRKVTMNTTLEKAFQNNARHDLDSRIARMFYTGGLLFNFARNPHYRSSYAFAATHSILGYLPPGYNALRTTLLQKERAHVERLLKPIKDSWLENGVSIVSDGWSDPQRRPLINVMAVSDGGPVFIKAIDGSGEFKDKHYIAGVLKDAIKEIGHEKVVQVITDNANVMKAAGALIEGEYPKIFWTPCVVHTLNLALKNICAAKNTEKNEVTYEECSWITRVADGASFIRVFIMNHSMRLAMFNEFCPLKLLQVADTRFASVVVTLKRLKLIKRCLQAMAISDQWASYREDDVGKAQKVKVMILSDLWWDNIDYILEFTAPIYDMLRIADTDKPCLHLVYEMWDSMIEKVKAVIYRHEGLEDDQYSSFWVVVYDILINRWTKNSTPLHCLAHSLNPKYYSIEWISENPKRIPPHRDHEISMERSKCLERYFEDENDLTVVKYEFAKFSGGRFPSPSALTDRWTLLPLVWWQYHDSAFPTLQTLALKLLGQPCSSSCAERNWSTRNEEYIHTATKMWDIAGDSWNESDMHGGAGILENAALTLDEPELEAIVIGNVNTSATTSESEVRSEAIDLEDDDICV